A genome region from Penaeus vannamei isolate JL-2024 chromosome 20, ASM4276789v1, whole genome shotgun sequence includes the following:
- the LOC138865253 gene encoding calphotin-like: MKTRVAAIVSLFAPLCFAAPQGYSYATSRPPANLAFALAPVQTLAPAAALAPASVPASAPAQTLAHAAALAPASAPAPAQAPMPYAFGYDVGSLDAQNRPVAFGHVENSAADGTTSGRYYVRLPDTRLMIVDYVSNSTGFHPTYTFQGQAVHPQPAPPSAGGQSVASAPNTLYVTPARGGAQFAPARSQPASPAAAPAPRPSAALARTQPVFSAPAAAPAPARSQPAFSAPAAAPAPARSQPAFSAPAPPAAPARIQPVFSAPAPAPVAPVPARSQPVFSAPAVAPAPPAAPAPARIQPVFSAAAPAPAAPVPARSQPVFSAPAVAPAPAAAAPVSARIQPVFSAPAVAPAPAPAAPVPARIQPVFSAPAVAPAPPAAPAPARIQPVFSAPAAAPAPPAAPAPARIQPAFSAPAAAPAPAPPAAPARIQPVFSAPAVAPAASPVPPAAPAPARSQLAFSAPAPPAAPAPARIQPAFSAPAAAPAPAPPAAPARIQPVFSAPAVAPAPPAAPAPARIQPVFSAPAVAPAASPVPPAAPAPARSQLAFSAPAPPAAPAPARSQPVFSAPAVAPAPARIQQVFSAPAAAPAPPAAPASARSQPVISAPAAAPSPAARAPVPARSQPAFSAPAAPAPAPASPTPQVFFLLQNPQSFLAPANFQAVSPSSVGPQPSSAPAGSQVASPAAASGPVQLASAVPLQAPQTQAANPVFLIAQVPQPSPASVRA, encoded by the exons ATGAAG ACCCGCGTGGCAGCCATCGTGTCGCTCTTCGCTCCGCTCTGCTTCGCCGCTCCTCAAGGATACAGCTATGCAACGTCCCGCCCTCCTGCTAACTTAGCCTTCGCTCTGGCTCCTGTCCAGACCCTAGCTCCTGCCGCTGCTCTTGCCCCTGCCTCTGTTCCTGCCTCTGCCCCTGCCCAGACTTTAGCTCACGCCGCTGCTCTTGCCCCTGCCTCTGCCCCTGCGCCTGCCCAGGCCCCTATGCCCTACGCTTTCGGGTACGACGTCGGTTCCCTGGACGCCCAGAACCGCCCCGTCGCGTTCGGCCACGTAGAAAACAGCGCGGCTGACGGAACCACCTCCGGCCGCTACTACGTCAGGCTCCCGGACACGCGGCTCATGATCGTCGACTACGTGAGCAACAGCACGGGCTTCCATCCGACCTACACCTTCCAGGGCCAGGCCGTGCACCCGCAGCCCGCCCCCCCTTCCGCTGGGGGCCAGAGTGTCGCCTCTGCGCCGAACACGCTGTACGTCACACCGGCTCGGGGAGGCGCTCAGTTTGCTCCAGCCAGAAGCCAGCCAGCTTCCCCTGCCGCTGCGCCAGCTCCCCGGCCCTCCGCTGCCCTTGCTAGGACTCAGCCAGTCTTCTCTGCCCCTGCTGCCGCCCCTGCTCCTGCTAGAAGCCAGCCAGCCTTCTCTGCCCCTGCTGCCGCCCCTGCTCCTGCTAGAAGCCAGCCAGCCTTCTCTgcccctgctcctcctgctgcccCTGCTAGAATCCAGCCAGTTTTCTCtgcccctgctcctgctcctgttgcCCCTGTTCCTGCTAGAAGCCAACCAGTTTTCTCTGCCCCTGCTGTCgcccctgctcctcctgctgcccCTGCTCCTGCTAGAATCCAGCCAGTTTTCTCTGccgctgctcctgctcctgctgcccCTGTTCCTGCTAGAAGCCAGCCAGTTTTCTCTGCCCCTGCTGTCgcccctgctcctgctgctgctgcccctgTTTCTGCTAGAATCCAGCCAGTTTTCTCTGCCCCTGCTGTcgcccctgctcctgctcctgctgcccCTGTTCCTGCTAGAATCCAGCCAGTTTTCTCTGCCCCTGCTGTCgcccctgctcctcctgctgcccCTGCTCCTGCTAGAATCCAGCCAGTTTTCTCTGCCCCTGCTGCCgcccctgctcctcctgctgcccCTGCTCCTGCTAGAATCCAGCCAGCCTTCTCTGCCCCTGCTGCcgcccctgctcctgctcctcctgctgcccCTGCTAGAATCCAGCCAGTTTTCTCTGCCCCTGCTGTCGCGCCTGCTGCCAGCCCTGTTCCTCCTGCTGCCCCTGCTCCTGCTAGAAGCCAGCTAGCCTTCTCTgcccctgctcctcctgctgcccCTGCTCCTGCTAGAATCCAGCCAGCCTTCTCTGCCCCTGCTGCcgcccctgctcctgctcctcctgctgcccCTGCTAGAATCCAGCCAGTTTTCTCTGCCCCTGCTGTCgcccctgctcctcctgctgcccCTGCTCCTGCTAGAATCCAGCCAGTCTTCTCTGCCCCTGCTGTCGCGCCTGCTGCCAGCCCTGTTCCTCCTGCTGCCCCTGCTCCTGCTAGAAGCCAGCTAGCCTTCTCTgcccctgctcctcctgctgcccCTGCTCCTGCTAGAAGCCAGCCAGTTTTCTCTGCCCCTGCTGTCGCCCCTGCTCCTGCTAGAATCCAGCAAGTCTTCTCTGCCCCTGCTGCCgcccctgctcctcctgctgcccCTGCCTCTGCTAGAAGCCAGCCAGTCATCTCAGCCCCTGCTGCCGCCCCTTCTCCTGCTGCCCGTGCTCCTGTTCCTGCTAGAAGTCAGCCAGCCTTCTCTGCTCCTGCTGCCCCTGCTCCCGCTCCCGCGTCGCCAACACCCCAGGTTTTCTTTCTGCTACAGAACCCTCAGTCTTTCCTCGCACCTGCGAACTTCCAAGCGGTTTCCCCGTCCTCAGTAGGTCCTCAACCTTCCTCTGCTCCTGCTGGAAGCCAGGTTGCCTCTCCTGCTGCCGCTAGTGGTCCAGTGCAGCTGGCTTCCGCAGTTCCTCTCCAGGCGCCGCAGACACAAGCTGCTAATCCAGTGTTCCTTATTGCACAGGTTCCCCAGCCTTCCCCTGCTTCTGTCAGGGCTTAG
- the LOC138865255 gene encoding basic proline-rich protein-like, which produces MKILAAAALLLLAPLCSAEYNYDPPPAGLSLSLAPAKAPVPVPAPFRAPAAPASQGDHHDSPVGGQFALSAGGQLSRVNQPALSAAQLAPVPVGGQAALSAPAHAPRPVFAPARSQPVFAAPARSQPALPAAVSSQPSLLAPAQAPPSSFSFVRSQPSFPALAQAPRASLAPSPVRQFVLAPAFPAPAPQPTLAPVRSQPAFSAPAPVPQLTPAPARSQPAFPAPARSQPAFPAPARSQPAFPAPARSQPAFPAPARSQPAFPAPAPGPQLSFGFVRSQPAFPGTQVSQLSPAQPSPLPARRQPALPASAPLPFQLSPVPNRGRVFRLQPAPAPAPQPSPAPARIQPAFPAPAPAPAPAAQPSPARARIQPVFPAPAPAPAPQPSPAPARIQPAFPAPAPAPAPQPSPAPARIQPAFPAPAPAPAPQPSPAPVRIQPAFPAPAPAPQPSPAPARIQPVFPAPAPAPAPQPSPAPARSQPVFPAPAPAPAPQPSPAPARSQPVFPAPAPAPQPSPAPARSQPAFPAPAPAPAPRLSPAPARIQPVFPAPAPAPAPQPSPAPARIQPAFLAPAPAPAPQPSLAPARIQPAFPAPAPAPAPQRSLAAARSQPVFSAPAAARSQPVFSAPAAARSQPVFSAPAAAPVAPAAARSQPVFSAPAAAPVAPAPARSQPAFSLLAASQPAQPPQAFASNRGQAAFFIPSRSQSFAGLRDDDSREDDDDSQESHENDK; this is translated from the exons ATGAAG atcctcgccgccgccgccttgcTTCTGCTCGCCCCCCTTTGCTCCGCCGAGTACAACTATGACCCTCCGCCCGCTGGCCTGTCTCTATCACTAGCCCCTGCTAAagctcctgttcctgttcctgccCCTTTCCGTGCTCCTGCTGCGCCTGCTTCCCAAGGCGACCACCATGATTCTCCCGTAGGCGGTCAGTTCGCTCTCTCGGCCGGCGGGCAGCTCTCGCGCGTCAACCAGCCTGCACTGTCTGCTGCCCAGCTTGCCCCCGTGCCTGTTGGCGGCCAGGCTGCGCTCTCTGCTCCTGCACATGCCCCACGACCTGTCTTTGCCCCTGCTAGAAGCCAGCCAGTTTTCGCTGCTCCTGCTAGAAGCCAACCCGCCTTGCCTGCTGCTGTCAGCAGTCAaccttccctccttgctcctGCACAggctcctccatcttccttttctttcgtcaGAAGTCAGCCTTCTTTCCCGGCTCTTGCTCAGGCTCCCCGAGCTTCCCTGGCTCCCTCGCCGGTTCGGCAGTTCGTCCTTGCCCCTGCTTTCCCTGCCCCAGCCCCTCAACCCACCCTTGCACCCGTTAGAAGTCAACCTGCCTTCTCTGCTCCGGCACCGGTTCCTCAGCTCACCCCTGCTCCTGCTAGATCTCAGCCTGCTTTCCCTGCTCCTGCTAGATCTCAGCCTGCTTTCCCTGCTCCTGCTAGATCTCAGCCTGCTTTCCCTGCTCCTGCTAGATCTCAGCCTGCTTTCCCTGCTCCTGCTAGATCTCAGCCTGCTTTCCCTGCTCCCGCTCCAGGTCCTCAGCTCTCCTTCGGTTTCGTCAGGAGCCAGCCTGCCTTCCCTGGCACTCAGGTTTCCCAGCTCTCCCCTgcccaaccctctcctctcccagctAGACGCCAGCCTGCTCTCCCTGCTTCAGCTCCTCTGCCGTTCCAGCTCTCCCCCGTACCGAACAGGGGCCGCGTGTTCCGTCTACAGCCTGCTCCAGCACCAGCTCCCCAGCCTTCCCCTGCTCCTGCTAGAATCCAGCCTGCTttccctgctcctgctcctgctcctgccccAGCTGCTCAGCCTTCCCCTGCTCGTGCTAGAATCCAGCCTGTTttccctgctcctgctcctgccccAGCTCCTCAGCCTTCCCCTGCTCCTGCTAGAATCCAGCCTGCTttccctgctcctgctcctgccccAGCTCCTCAGCCTTCCCCTGCTCCTGCTAGAATCCAGCCTGCTttccctgctcctgctcctgccccAGCTCCTCAGCCTTCCCCTGCTCCTGTTAGAATCCAGCCTGCTTTCCCTGCTCCTGCCCCAGCTCCTCAGCCTTCCCCTGCTCCTGCTAGAATCCAGCCTGTTttccctgctcctgctcctgccccAGCTCCTCAGCCTTCCCCTGCTCCTGCAAGAAGCCAGCCAGTCttccctgctcctgctcctgccccAGCTCCTCAGCCTTCCCCTGCTCCTGCAAGAAGCCAGCCAGTCTTCCCTGCTCCTGCCCCAGCTCCTCAGCCTTCCCCTGCTCCTGCTAGAAGCCAGCCTGCTttccctgctcctgctcctgccccAGCTCCTCGACTTTCCCCTGCTCCTGCTAGAATCCAGCCTGTTttccctgctcctgctcctgccccAGCTCCTCAGCCTTCCCCTGCTCCTGCTAGAATCCAGCCTGCTTTCCTTGCTCCTGCTCCTGCCCCAGCTCCTCAGCCTTCCCTTGCTCCTGCTAGAATCCAGCCTGCTttccctgctcctgctcctgccccAGCTCCTCAACGTTCCCTTGCTGCTGCTAGAAGCCAGCCAGTCTTCTCTGCCCCTGCTGCTGCTAGAAGCCAGCCAGTCTtctctgctcctgctgctgctagaAGCCAGCCAGTCTTCTCTGCCCCTGCTGCCGCCCCTGTCGCCCCTGCTGCTGCTAGAAGCCAGCCAGTCTTCTCTGCCCCTGCTGCCGCCCCTGTCGCCCCTGCTCCTGCTAGAAGCCAACCCGCGTTCTCTTTGCTCGCCGCAAGCCAGCCTGCCCAGCCCCCGCAAGCCTTCGCCTCCAACCGGGGGCAGGCcgccttcttcatcccctcccgtTCCCAGTCTTTTGCGGGCCTGCGGGATGACGACTCCAGGGAAGATGACGATGACAGTCAGGAGAGCCACGAAAATGACAAATAG